The window ACGCTTGAGGACTCATCACATTGATAATTATGAATTCATTATGATTAATGAATCTATAAAATACAATTAGTGATCGTAAAAGCTTCACAAATTCAATTATCGTATATCTTGCTGACCACTTATCCGAGTTTGCAGATGAAAGGAATAAGACTGATAATCAGCGAATCAAATTTAAAGAAGACAAACAATATTGACTTTGATTTCACAATTGATCTTGATTATTCACTTAATCGTAGATCATATAAATATACTATGACTTTATGATAACAACTTGCTATCTATATTGACCTGCCACCACTTTTCAtcccgattttttaaaaatacaaacaatccggagaatttttatcggatGATCCTATCAACAATTCCCTGATATTTTCTACAGAACTTTTTCGAACTCTTTGGAAAAAGCTGCGTCAATTGTTTTTATAGACATGTAGAATTACCCAGGGAATTTTTACTGTGAAAAAATACTAGCGAAATAAATGTGATCACAGGAAAACGTGACCGAAGGAATAGTACGAGTTAAGAGGAGATATATgattcataattattcattaaatatatTCGTTGAATGCCTGAGAATCATTAAGACATAAAACATTCTCCTTTAATAATTTTGGTACATTGGAAGCGTTAGAAGCTCTCGTGAATAAGCCCAGATAATCTCTTAATGATAATCGTTCTCTCCCACTGTGTCGATTCTGGTCCACGTACAGTAATATATAATATGGACTACATAATTTCCAACTCGTATAATTAAACATGTGGTGTTTAATAGTAATTTTGTGAGTGACGGAAGCCGTGCACAGTCCGAATAACGGGGCGCTtttctatataatattataatatcatcatttgtttaacaataaaattttctaaatggcTAAAAGATTAACACAGCTATTTAACGTCGAACAGTCAATCGATCTAAACATTCGTTTCCATTTACTTTACATAAGTTCCATAATTAACTAGCTATATAGAGCCACTGCGCGatccttgaattttcattgagcTATTGCCgaaaatatcgataaatcttctcaattgaacaaataattttcagactgagaatattaatatcataggtcaataaattttcattttttcaaaaatcaatggaattcTCGTAATTAATAGAAATTTATCGGGATTCCTTTTGCATTAAAAATCAAAGTTCCTCCActcgaaaaattaaatgatttcaGAGAAACATAGACCGCGCAGAGTCTGAAGTGTTGTAGATACTTTCATCGGATTAAGGCTCAATTATTGTCTTTCTTGGATATTTTTATCACCCCGTTTGCGTGAAGGGTGTCTCCAATCAACGAGGcatcctctctttctctctctctctctatttcccaagtcaatgaataatttcccTCCTCCGCATTGATATTAATCTTCCACGCTAACGAGGATTGTATTTTGATCTCACGACAAATTGTTGAGCGATTTTCACGCAATCACCCAGCGCGCTCTTAATATCTATTGCTCTTGACTcattaaatatattaaatcTCGATAaagcaaataaaatttatctcgGAAGATCTATGCATGAGGAAGCTATACAATTATGCGTCGTTACAACTCACTAAACGATATAATCGTCCAATCACCGTTATCCGTCTTGAAACAGCTATCGATACTAaattttatcatcattattTCAACTATTCTTTATCTCATCATGTAATTTTATAAACATATAAATCTTTCACCACCTCCGAGCACTTTTAGGCTTAATATTCACGtgaattgaatgatttaatttgtaaattaaagtctaaataaatatatactaataaaataattatcttcTTTATGATTGATGGAACTTTTGAGCttccattcatttaattttgggTATTTTCGATGTTTTTTATTCAGGGACACGCGTGTTTGGTTGCGTGAGGACGATATCATGACTATCAATCGTTGATCTAATTTGCagattctcattattttcattaggCAATTATCTGTATTGGCCGCGCGTGtgcaaatatttcattgaaaaatctagTGTTTTATGAGAAATTCTATTctgaattcttcaaaaattctatttattttttttccttatttaTACAGATGATTATGCAGCGTATCATgtggagaaatattttatgacaAAAACTCGtcacaaaatttataaatttttctatagaaACTCTTGGGCATAAATTTTGTGCACTTTTTTCGATGTTCCTGTGAGTTCTTCATTATCAAAGATAAGAAGaaagaatggaaaattcataccAAAGAATTTGGACAGAAATAATTCCAACAAAATCATTTAAGTAGCGAAATAATCATCAATTGACACAAGAAAacgaaatagaatttttctataaaagtAGTCAAACGCGCTAGATCAtgctattgaataattttgcagAATGTAATGATCAATACCTTCATAGTCCCTTCATAGTCTTCATACTTTGCAACAAGGACAGCACGTAATACTGATACAATATTGTCTCTATAATTTTGGTATTAATTAATCTTGTAATAATCTCCGTGTttgtattgaataatttacaaCGCTTTAGTTTCACTGTTCCTCCTCCctcatgaattttaaattcactTTCATTCTTCGTTAACGAATTAATCTCGTTGAATTATGGTGGTTTAATAATTACTCGGACACGTTGGCTGGTTCCAATTGCCGAATACATTGAGCTCGTACATTGTGGCAAATACAATGAAAATCAGGTACCAGGCCATCAACACTGCACCGTACCTTCGATCGAGCTTCCAGCCATTCAAGTGAGTCGCGAATACCAGGAATACTACGGTTGATAGGAGTGACACCGTCGAGTACGTTAAACCTGGAGAACAATTTACATTCGTCATttatttaacgatttttttactgctatttttcttcattgtttCTACGAGAGTGCCAGTGCTTTAATTCACTAATGACATGTATGAATTACTGAAAGTTCCATAAATATCGTCCTAAGGACGAGAAATTTTACGAAACTTTCAggaaactaatttttttatacataaTTACCTCTGCTGGTGACATTGACATGAGACCCAGGTTGAATCATGGCTGTTTGGATGAACCAGGGCAGCCCGAGACACACGAGAATATCAAAAACATTGCTGCCGACGGCGTTGCTCACTGCCATGTCTCCAAGACCCTCTTTAATCACCGCCAGTGATGACAGGGCGTCTGGAACGCTGACACCAGCAGCGACAAATGTCAGGCCCATCACGGTGTCAGGAATGCCAAATGTACTGCCTGTTTTCCGGACAACAAAGCGAAAGAACGAAAAAgtcagaataataaaaaatactctgTTGTTGTCACCTCAAAATGAAAACTTTTCCTCACCGATAATTGTAATCATCCAAACCATAATGTAGCTGTAGAAACTGATCCACACCATGGACACACAGAAGGTGAACGGATACCAACTGCGCCACTTAGGCTGGCGGCAATCAGGCATGGTGGCACGACAAGTGTAATGAATTGGATACACCAGATGCCAGGTAAAGAGTCTCCATTGACTCGCATCTACCGGTCTCTCCAGTGGAGATATTTCATTAGGGTCTGCCTCTTTTGCTTTGTAGTACTGCGGTTGCGATGccgggggtgggggaggaggCTGCTGAGAATTAGATTGCTCACCAGGTGCTGGTATTCCTGGAGATGATGATTCGAATTTTTAATCGCTCGTAATTCAGTAATAAAGTGATAAAACCAGATAATTAATACGGTCGTTTAATTACACATTTCGCTTTAACAAAAAGAACGCGAAATCATGAGTAATTCCATTAGAATACGAACCATCTTGACTCTTAATTTGCTCAGTAACCGGTGAATTAGGCCCGGTATAGGACTGCCTGTCCTCCTGTAACGATCTGTAGCTGACAAGTGCACTCTGCTCAGCGGGTTCATCATCTTTAGGAAGGAAGGGAATGTTGTAGGACTTTGCCCAGCGCTCGAGTCTCTCGTTGTAAGATAGTGCAACGCAATAAATAACGTAAGTAATCAGCATGAGCAATGCCTCGGGCCTGGAGATACAATGAAATTGAGCGAGTCATTGGTATTCTACGAATGCGATGGAATAGAGTTGAAATTAGTTTGAATTTAGGGCAGTACCAGCTTATTATTTTGTTGTAGATTGTTCCCAGCATCACTAGAATCGATATAAAATAGAAGAAACAGTCCCGACACAGGGGCCACCAATTTAACTTTGATACTGTTGTTGTGCATAGACCGCAGACAGCTATCACGAACATTATGTTAAATACTGCACTGCCGATCACTCCACTCACCTTCAAAACGACAATATATTGTATTATATTGTTCTCAAACATCCGTATAATATTCCAGTAtgctatttttaataataaatgggCCATCGTTTGATTGTGCCAACGAAAAGATCTACAAAAAAAGGGAAAGGAAAAATCTAATGAATTCACTAAGGGAGAGTGTAGTATCTGAAAATGCGTGAATAGTTTCGCTTGCGTAGTACTGAGGAAAAACCATCGATTCATTAGAGCGATGAATTACCCCGATATCATCCTGAGCGAAGAACACACCGACAATAACTGTAGCCAATTCAGGAGCTGAGGAGCCAGCAGCCATAAAGGTTGCCCCAGCAACGTCTGGAGACAGTCTCAGTTCCTCGCAAATTCTGTCCAGGCTTGCGACGAAGTAGTCGTCACAAACAATAGCCAGACCGAGAAACGTATAAATGGCGGCCAAAATGTGAATTATCAGCCCACCGTGTTCTCTACCCCATTTACCCATAAATGGCTTTGGAAATTGCTCAATTGCCGGAGCTGTGCAATTTTCGCGAGGAGGACGCCACGTTGGATGATGATGTGAGACAACTGAGGAATCTGTTGTTTTTGCTGAAGACATCTAAAGTGTCATAGAAAGTTTTCTGTGATAAAATGCTCGcataaattgatattttttaaataaattcagtgCAATATTCGTGGCAGAAAAACTTTCCCTATCATCCCTAGACGCCGAgctattcatcaaaaattggtCAATAGTTAAAAGGAACTTATGTCCTTTTACCACCTCCCTTCTGCTTTTGTCCatagtttattttttccatgacATATTTTTTCGGAACTATTTCTCGTGGGTTTCTCTGCTGATAAATAATGCACGTATCCTCGAGAATAAAGTTCCGACATTTCCCAAAGTTAGCAATAACtgtatgtaaaaaaattatttgtaccGTTGTCGGTGACTCATTTTTTCTGTCACTTCTGGCCGTAGTTTCATATTTCTTCTTCACTTCAGTAGTCGTTGAAGTGGCCTGAGTGGTGACTTCTTCTTTCTTCAATGTAGTACTACTCCTAATACTCGTTACTGTTGTTGTATAAGTTTGATGATCAGGTGGTATCGTTGACGTGGAAGGATTTGAGGAAGTCACAAGTTGTATGAAAATGTATATTATAAATAAGGCCAAATGTAGTGGCCATTTTTGTCTTCGTGTCAATCGTCTCGGTGGTATACTCATGGCCTACGATAAAACATATGAAGTATGACAGATTACAGTTATCGTTCAGTACctcaattaatataattaactCGTAATTGACATccgttaattattttcatctctaTCGGTAGCATCCGCATGTTGCCATTGAGGCCTTGGTACAGATCGATATCACATCTCTCGCTGAATGGTCACGTATTTCAAACACACGTCGGGAGGAAGAGAGATGAGACAACGTGGAAACAGATGAGTCAACGCTTTTTCCGTTTGTAATCGATTTCTTCTATTCTCGTTTTATTAGACTGATGACAGTGATTTTTCGATAGAATGATTAATAATCATTATGGTGACAAGGATTATATTAATCcaggaatattttcaattcaacaaACTGATCTAAAAGCAGCAAAAATTCGAATTGCCGGATCAGCTGTAtttcgataaattaaaaatcctactttctgattgaaatgaaaaattctcggtTTACCCgccaaaattattaacaatgtGGCATTAATCCAAGGTAAAATTGAAGCCCGTTTACAGCGAGCTTTGGTCTCCTTTGAACCTAAACCGAAAC of the Diachasmimorpha longicaudata isolate KC_UGA_2023 chromosome 13, iyDiaLong2, whole genome shotgun sequence genome contains:
- the LOC135168826 gene encoding probable sodium/potassium/calcium exchanger CG1090; translated protein: MPNAMAVTSSAGAMSIPPRRLTRRQKWPLHLALFIIYIFIQLVTSSNPSTSTIPPDHQTYTTTVTSIRSSTTLKKEEVTTQATSTTTEVKKKYETTARSDRKNESPTTMSSAKTTDSSVVSHHHPTWRPPRENCTAPAIEQFPKPFMGKWGREHGGLIIHILAAIYTFLGLAIVCDDYFVASLDRICEELRLSPDVAGATFMAAGSSAPELATVIVGVFFAQDDIGVSGVIGSAVFNIMFVIAVCGLCTTTVSKLNWWPLCRDCFFYFISILVMLGTIYNKIISWPEALLMLITYVIYCVALSYNERLERWAKSYNIPFLPKDDEPAEQSALVSYRSLQEDRQSYTGPNSPVTEQIKSQDGIPAPGEQSNSQQPPPPPPASQPQYYKAKEADPNEISPLERPVDASQWRLFTWHLVYPIHYTCRATMPDCRQPKWRSWYPFTFCVSMVWISFYSYIMVWMITIIGSTFGIPDTVMGLTFVAAGVSVPDALSSLAVIKEGLGDMAVSNAVGSNVFDILVCLGLPWFIQTAMIQPGSHVNVTSRGLTYSTVSLLSTVVFLVFATHLNGWKLDRRYGAVLMAWYLIFIVFATMYELNVFGNWNQPTCPSNY